Proteins co-encoded in one Malus sylvestris chromosome 9, drMalSylv7.2, whole genome shotgun sequence genomic window:
- the LOC126583107 gene encoding uncharacterized protein LOC126583107 yields MSVKKSLSLNHGGAGKEGAVTKKTRKTLSLNNGEAGKSSGDVVAAKRTRFDRCFSFMEVSTEPGKSLKEMDSEKLKSGIKRWAKAVVAYARQVSDRFGSSRSGSSRGESKA; encoded by the coding sequence ATGTCTGTCAAGAAGAGTCTCTCTCTCAACCACGGCGGAGCCGGGAAGGAGGGAGCAGTTACAAAGAAGACAAGGAAGACTTTGTCTCTAAACAATGGTGAAGCCGGGAAGAGCAGCGGAGATGTGGTTGCAGCAAAGCGGACACGCTTCGATCGTTGTTTTTCTTTCATGGAGGTTTCTACAGAACCGGGAAAATCACTTAAAGAAATGGATTCCGAGAAGTTGAAGTCAGGGATCAAGAGGTGGGCTAAGGCTGTTGTTGCATACGCCCGGCAAGTGAGCGACCGCTTCGGAAGCTCTCGCAGCGGAAGCTCTCGTGGCGAATCAAAAGCCTAA
- the LOC126583100 gene encoding ESCRT-related protein CHMP1B-like, with protein MGNTEKLMNQIMELKFTSKSLQRQSRKCEKEEKAEKLKIKKAMEKGNVDGARIYAENAIRKRTEQMNYLRLASRLDAVVARLDTQAKMFTINKSMGNIVKSLESSLATGNLQKMSETMDSFEKQFVNMEVQAEFMETAMAGSTSLSTPEGEVNSLMQQVADDYGLEVSVGLPQAAAHAVPAKETEKVDEDDLSRRLAELKARG; from the coding sequence ATGGGAAACACCGAGAAGCTGATGAACCAGATCATGGAGCTCAAATTCACCTCCAAGTCGCTCCAGCGCCAGTCCAGGAAGTGCGAGAAGGAGGAGAAAGCCGAGAAGCTCAAGATCAAGAAGGCAATGGAGAAGGGAAACGTCGACGGCGCCCGGATCTACGCCGAGAACGCGATCCGGAAGCGCACTGAGCAGATGAACTACCTCCGCCTCGCCTCGCGGCTCGACGCCGTGGTGGCGCGGCTTGACACCCAGGCCAAGATGTTCACCATCAACAAGTCAATGGGCAATATCGTCAAATCGCTCGAGTCGTCGCTGGCCACTGGAAACCTCCAGAAGATGTCGGAGACCATGGACTCGTTCGAGAAGCAGTTTGTGAACATGGAGGTCCAGGCCGAGTTCATGGAGACCGCCATGGCTGGCTCCACCTCGCTTTCGACACCGGAAGGTGAGGTCAATAGCTTGATGCAACAGGTTGCGGATGACTATGGGCTTGAGGTGTCTGTCGGCCTGCCTCAGGCAGCTGCACATGCCGTGCCTGCCAAGGAAACCGAGAAGGTCGATGAGGACGACCTCTCCAGGAGGCTTGCGGAGCTCAAGGCTAGAGGTTAA
- the LOC126583095 gene encoding anoctamin-like protein At1g73020 produces the protein MNAFEEEQTVFEIGVVVPKRNVSEEDKTSDCVEVLVEEFRNLGLVVERVHGVVDEFIKLAAPLETLGRAAAELQIKKRTAIGMDLQFEWEEVDAFVRQPDGSVFSWCERFRCYRHLLYGIINKSRSSVTLRFDDKEFCWEVGEYLLQKLESERIVKEVFPLHDEIKRKMLLHTWALHWWDFTNQPIDEIYAYFGAKIAIYFAFLGMYTRWLLFPAAFGLIMHMFDFGSLQLLVLPIFFVCIILWAIMFSQFWKRKNSALLARWQISYPVRTDLGYRQGVGWSSSPSVELAKKWGTDKTKEKEMFQRIEWFGRLMRFRNDAFIIFSIICLQLPFELAYAHIYEVIESDIMKVGLTTIYLFAIQFLTQIGGKISVKLIKYENNENTEKRADSLVYKVFGLYFMQSYIGVFYHALLHRNFSTLRKVLIQRLLVSQVLENLLENILPYLKYSYKKYRVRSKKKRERGSSIGKIQFAYRVEKEYLKPSYSASIGMELEDGLFDDFLEVALQFGMIMMFACAFPLAFAFATLNNITEIRADALKLLAMLRRPTPRFSTTIGAWLNIFQFLIVMSICTNCALLVWLYDEEGKWKIEPGLAAILVMEHVLLLIKFGFSRFVPEEPAWVEANRVKNATNAENMCSKQLLKSISGARTAFGDVKKSQ, from the exons ATGAACGCCTTCGAGGAGGAACAAACTGTTTTCGAGATTGGGGTGGTGGTTCCGAAGCGAAATGTGAGTGAGGAAGATAAAACTTCTGATTGTGTGGAGGTTTTGGTGGAGGAGTTCAGGAATTTGGGTTTGGTTGTTGAGAGAGTGCACGGCGTTGTCGATGAGTTCATCAAG CTGGCAGCACCTTTGGAGACGCTGGGGAGGGCTGCAGCTGAGTTGCAGATTAAAAAGCGGACTGCTATCG GGATGGATTTACAATTTGAATGGGAGGAGGTTGATGCTTTTGTGAGGCAGCCTGATGGTTCGGTCTTCAGTTGGTGTGAGCGTTTTCGCTGCTATAGGCACTTATTATATGGAATT ATTAACAAGAGCCGGTCAAGTGTAACTTTAAGATTTGATGATAAAGAATTTTGTTGGGAAGTCGGGGAGTATTTACTTCAGAAGTTGGAGTCAGAGAGGATTGTCAAAGAAGTGTTTCCTTTGCATG atgaaataaaaaggaagatgCTCCTTCACACGTGGGCACTACACTGGTGGGACTTCACAAACCAGCCAATAGATGAGATTTATGCATACTTTGGTGCAAAG ATCGCCATCTATTTTGCTTTCCTTGGAATGTATACAAGGTGGTTGCTCTTTCCAGCTGCATTTGGGCTTATCATGCACATGTTTGATTTTGG GTCATTGCAGTTACTAGTGcttcccattttcttcgtatgcATAATATTATGGGCTATAatgttttcacagttttggaaaCGTAAAAATAGTGCCCTCTTAGCCAG ATGGCAGATTAGTTATCCAGTTAGAACTGACTTGGGGTATAGACAAGGTGTGGGGTGGAGTTCCTCACCATCTGTTGAGCTCGCAAAAAAATGGGGGACcgacaaaacaaaagaaaaagaaatgttcCAAAGAATTGAGTGGTTTGGACGACTCATGAGATTCCGAAATGATGCTTTCATTATCTTCAGTATTATATGCCTTCAGTTACCATTTGAACTGGCATATGCTCATATTTATGAGGTTATTGAATCTGATATTATGAA ggTTGGGTTGACTACCATTTATCTTTTTGCCATTCAGTTCTTGACACAGATTGGTGGCAAGATCTCCGTTAAGCTcattaaatatgaaaataatgaaaacacaGAAAAAAGAGCTGACAGCTTGGTCTACAAG GTGTTTGGTCTTTATTTCATGCAGTCGTATATAGGAGTTTTCTACCATGCCCTTTTGCACCGCAACTTTTCTACTCTCCGCAAAGTTTTGATTCAACGCCTCCTTGTGTCTCAG GTGTTGGAAAACTTGTTGGAGAACATTTTGCCATATTTGAAGTACAGTTATAAGAAATATAGAGTTCG AAGCAAGAAAAAACGTGAAAGGGGTTCATCAATAGGGAAGATCCAGTTTGCTTACAGGGTAGAAAAGGAGTACCTGAAGCCTTCTTATTCTGCAAGCATTGGTATGGAACTTGAAGACGGGCTGTTTGATG ACTTTCTGGAGGTGGCATTGCAGTTTGGAATGATCATGATGTTTGCTTGTGCATTCCCCCTTGCTTTTGCCTTCGCAACTTTG AACAATATCACTGAAATTAGGGCTGATGCGTTGAAGCTTCTTGCCATGTTGAGAAGACCAACTCCTCGATTTTCCACAACAATTGGAGCTTGGCTGAACATATTTCAG TTTCTCATAGTTATGTCTATATGCACCAACTGTGCACTGCTGGTATGGTTATATGATGAAGAGGGCAAATGGAAGATAGAGCCTGGCCTGGCTGCAATATTGGTTATGGAACATGTCCTCTTGTTGATCAAATTTGGTTTCTCCCGCTTTGTTCCCGAG GAACCCGCTTGGGTAGAAGCCAACCGTGTGAAAAACGCAACAAATGCTGAGAACATGTGCTCTAAACAGCTCTTGAAGAGTATATCTGGAGCAAGGACGGCATTTGGTGATGTTAAGAAGTCACAATGA
- the LOC126583101 gene encoding GTP-binding protein YPTM2-like yields MIPEYDYLFKLLLIGDSGVGKSCLLLRFADDSYIDSYISTIGVDFKIRTVEQDGKVVKLQIWDTAGQERFRTITSSYYRGAHGIILVYDVTDQESFNNVKTWLQEINKFAVGNVNKLLVGNKSDLADKKVVSSEASKAFADELGIPFLETSAKNSTNVEQAFMTMVAEIKNRIATQPMSANKPSTVHMRGQPVTQKTTCCSS; encoded by the exons ATGATTCCTGAATA TGACTATCTTTTCAAACTTTTGCTCATTGGAGATTCCGGCGTTGGCAAGTCATGCCTTCTACTGAGATTTGCG GATGATTCTTACATTGACAGCTACATAAGTACCATTGGTGTTGACTTT AAAATTCGAACGGTGGAGCAGGACGGGAAGGTTGTCAAACTTCAAATC TGGGACACTGCTGGTCAAGAACGTTTCAGAACAATTACAAGTAGCTACTACCGTGGTGCCCATGGCATTATT CTTGTCTATGATGTCACGGACCAAGAAAGCTTCAACAACGTCAAGACCTGGCTGcaagaaattaataaatttgCAGTTGGAAATGTGAACAAGCTCTTGGTTGGAAACAAAAGTGACTTGGCTGACAAGAAAGTGGTCTCTTCTGAAGCTAGCAAG GCATTTGCCGATGAGCTAGGTATTCCATTCTTGGAAACGAGCGCCAAAAATTCGACCAACGTAGAGCAGGCATTCATGACTATGGTTGCAGAGATAAAGAACAG GATAGCTACGCAACCAATGAGTGCCAACAAACCATCCACCGTGCACATGCGTGGACAGCCGGTCACCCAAAAGACCACCTGCTGCTCATCCTGA